The Planctomycetota bacterium DNA segment ACAAGCGATATAAGCGCCACGTCGTCGCTTGGGAGAAGTTGTCAAAGAGCCTTTCGCCATCGTGTCAGGCGGATGTTAGCCTAACAGTGCCCTAACGTCAAGAGAAAAATCGGCCCCCTGGCCAGGAAAACTTGAACCTTTTCAAGCCGAGTCGGCCGGGAATGCCATAAGAACTGATTCACAAAGAGGTTATGTCTCGGCGATTTTTTCTCGGAGAACTGTCGGAAACTGGCAAATCGGGGAGGAAAATGGCGGGAATGAAACAACCTTTCGCCGATCGGCTCCGCAGAATTCGCAGCGAGTTGCGCCGCCGGCGGATCGGCGGCCTCGTGGTCACGAGTCCCGTGGACGCCGGCTACCTCTCGGGTTTCAGCGGAGACGACAGTTGGCTCCTCGTCGCCCGGCGGACCGTCACGCTCATCACCGATGGGCGCTTCGCCGAGCAGGCCGACCGCGAGACGTGGGGCGTCCGCATCGTCGTCCGGGAAAGGTCCCTTGCCGAGGCCTTGGCCGACGAGATGAAGGGCGGGCCCCTTCGGCGTCTGGGGTTTGATCCGGAGAGCGTGAGCGTCGCGCTCAAGGGCCGATTGCAGAAGGCCCTGGGTCGCGTGCGATTGGCCGAAGCGCCGGGCCTGGTCGCCGGTCTTCGCATCCGAAAAGACGCCTTCGAGCAGCGGGCGATTCGGCGGGCGATTCGCGTCGCCGAGGCGGCGTGGAGCGTCTTTCGCCGGGGCATCCGCCTCGGCATGACGGAGCGCCGGCTGGCGGCGGAACTGGACCACCAGATGCGTCTGGCGGGGGCGGACGGCCCGGCGTTCCCGACGATCTGCGCGGTGGACGCCTCCGCCGCCATGCCGCACGCCGTCCCGGGGAATCGTCGGCTTCGGCGGGGTTCCGTGCTGCTGGTGGATTTCGGCGCGCGGGTGGGCGGCTATGTGTGCGACTTGACACGGACGCTTTTCGCCGGTAGGATTGACCCTCGTGCCCGGCGGGTGTATGAGGCCGTGCGGGCGGCGCAAGGAGCGGCCATCGCGCGGGTGCGTCCCGGGGCGGCCTTTACGGAGGTGGACGCGGCGGCGCGGGCCGTGCTGAGCGAGGCGGGGCTCGC contains these protein-coding regions:
- a CDS encoding Xaa-Pro peptidase family protein; amino-acid sequence: MKQPFADRLRRIRSELRRRRIGGLVVTSPVDAGYLSGFSGDDSWLLVARRTVTLITDGRFAEQADRETWGVRIVVRERSLAEALADEMKGGPLRRLGFDPESVSVALKGRLQKALGRVRLAEAPGLVAGLRIRKDAFEQRAIRRAIRVAEAAWSVFRRGIRLGMTERRLAAELDHQMRLAGADGPAFPTICAVDASAAMPHAVPGNRRLRRGSVLLVDFGARVGGYVCDLTRTLFAGRIDPRARRVYEAVRAAQGAAIARVRPGAAFTEVDAAARAVLSEAGLASAFGHGTGHGIGRQVHEPPALGPRAGKGTLEPGMVVTIEPGVYLRGAFGIRLEDDCLVTKTGRRVLTRVEKDLEAMVL